In Microbacterium lushaniae, the following are encoded in one genomic region:
- the allB gene encoding allantoinase AllB: MTTPSSVSAARVYLDGAFVPATVRIVDGVIAAVDAFDPGADTVLPAGQVLLPGLVDSHVHLNEPGRTEWEGFATGTAAAAAAGVTTVLDMPLNSIPVTTTPGALAAKRAAAAGQLAVDVGFWGGAVPENLGALAALDAAGVVGFKCFLSPSGIDEFGHLDAEQLEAALAEIAALGSILIVHAEDPAHLPADGALGTDYTVFEASRPAAGERAAIRTVIDASRRTRGRAHIVHVSDGGALADVRAAKAEGVPLTVETCPHYLTLTADEVPAGAAEFKCCPPIRDAASRDLLWEGVLDGTVDAIVSDHSPATSDLKASPDFGLAWGGISGLQTGFSAVWTEARRRGIPLERLIPLFTTGPARIGGLGGAGRIQAGEPAHLVAFDPDAAHTVRAVELEYRNKISPWDGRSLDGVVASTWVHGTLAYRPGEGVIARAGREILAEPAALAGWGNDR, encoded by the coding sequence ATGACCACCCCCTCCTCGGTCTCCGCCGCCCGCGTGTACCTCGACGGCGCATTCGTCCCCGCGACCGTCCGCATCGTCGACGGCGTGATCGCGGCGGTGGATGCGTTCGACCCGGGTGCCGACACCGTGCTCCCCGCTGGGCAGGTGCTCCTGCCCGGCCTGGTCGATTCCCACGTGCACCTGAACGAGCCGGGCCGGACGGAATGGGAGGGGTTCGCCACCGGAACCGCCGCGGCAGCCGCAGCCGGTGTCACGACGGTCCTCGACATGCCGCTCAACAGCATCCCGGTCACCACGACGCCCGGCGCCCTCGCCGCCAAACGGGCCGCGGCCGCCGGTCAGCTCGCCGTCGACGTGGGGTTCTGGGGCGGCGCTGTTCCGGAGAACCTGGGTGCGCTGGCCGCGCTGGATGCGGCGGGCGTGGTCGGGTTCAAATGCTTCCTGTCGCCCTCGGGCATCGACGAGTTCGGTCATCTCGACGCGGAGCAGCTGGAGGCGGCCCTGGCGGAGATCGCCGCGCTCGGCAGCATCCTCATCGTGCACGCCGAAGACCCCGCGCACCTGCCCGCCGACGGCGCGCTCGGCACCGATTACACCGTCTTCGAGGCCTCCCGCCCTGCTGCCGGCGAACGCGCGGCCATCCGCACCGTCATCGACGCGTCGCGGCGCACCCGCGGGCGCGCCCACATCGTGCACGTGTCGGACGGGGGAGCGCTCGCCGACGTGCGGGCGGCCAAGGCCGAGGGCGTGCCGCTCACGGTCGAGACGTGCCCGCACTACCTGACGCTCACGGCGGATGAGGTGCCCGCCGGTGCCGCGGAATTCAAGTGCTGCCCGCCCATCCGCGATGCCGCGAGCCGCGACCTGCTGTGGGAGGGCGTCCTGGACGGCACGGTGGACGCGATCGTGAGCGACCACTCGCCCGCCACCTCCGACCTGAAGGCCTCGCCCGACTTCGGCCTGGCGTGGGGCGGCATCTCGGGTCTGCAGACCGGATTCTCCGCCGTGTGGACCGAGGCCCGCCGCCGCGGCATCCCGCTCGAGCGGCTCATCCCGCTGTTCACGACGGGCCCTGCGCGCATCGGCGGCTTGGGCGGGGCGGGGCGGATCCAGGCCGGCGAACCGGCACACCTGGTCGCCTTCGATCCGGATGCCGCGCACACGGTGCGCGCGGTGGAACTGGAGTACCGCAACAAGATCTCGCCGTGGGACGGCCGGTCGCTGGACGGCGTCGTGGCCTCGACGTGGGTGCACGGAACCCTGGCCTACCGCCCGGGTGAGGGCGTGATCGCCCGCGCGGGGCGCGAGATCCTGGCCGAGCCCGCCGCGCTCGCCGGATGGGGGAACGACCGATGA
- a CDS encoding acetamidase/formamidase family protein, whose product MTIEVSHQDAAGLAAAIPVLQPGEGAWPGAHYLPSTPETVLWGRLPGAADAAVLTIAPGATVTIDTVSHEGILDDQGKDPVAFFGGHGVAASDVLRDAIDIAATVPRDAASDGPHVVTGPIRIEGARPGDLLKITVEELVPRVPYGVISNRHGKGALVGELPRTPGSVSVFAAVAERDGQLFGTLPVTEGGERIVAFPLAPFLGTMGVAVAGDERPHSVPPGGHGGNIDINLLVEGTVLYLPVQVEGALAYVGDPHFAQGDGEVALTALEASLRATLRFDVVPREEALAEFGEVTGPLVRTEDYLVPTGMDVDLDEAMRRCVRAALSLIQARWGLDEHLAYAYLSAATDFDISQVVDIVSGVHARIRVSDFAAVPRPAVLRPAALPGSGESPGSGASSPHRPDLGISPESGSATETEVRR is encoded by the coding sequence ATGACGATCGAGGTTTCGCACCAGGACGCGGCCGGGCTCGCCGCCGCCATTCCGGTCCTGCAGCCCGGCGAGGGCGCCTGGCCGGGCGCGCACTATCTGCCGTCCACTCCTGAGACGGTCCTGTGGGGGCGGCTGCCGGGCGCGGCGGATGCGGCGGTCCTCACGATCGCGCCGGGTGCGACCGTCACGATCGACACAGTGAGCCACGAGGGCATCCTCGATGACCAGGGGAAGGACCCGGTGGCGTTCTTCGGCGGGCACGGGGTCGCCGCATCCGACGTGCTGCGCGACGCGATCGACATCGCCGCGACCGTGCCGCGGGATGCCGCATCCGACGGCCCGCACGTGGTCACCGGGCCGATCCGGATCGAGGGCGCGCGCCCGGGCGACCTGCTGAAGATCACGGTCGAGGAGCTGGTGCCGCGCGTGCCGTACGGCGTCATCTCCAACCGGCACGGCAAGGGCGCGCTCGTCGGCGAACTGCCCCGCACGCCCGGCAGCGTCAGCGTCTTCGCCGCTGTGGCGGAGCGCGACGGACAGCTGTTCGGCACCCTCCCGGTCACCGAGGGCGGCGAGCGGATCGTGGCCTTCCCGCTGGCGCCGTTCCTCGGCACGATGGGCGTCGCGGTCGCCGGTGACGAGCGGCCGCACTCGGTGCCGCCGGGCGGGCACGGCGGGAACATCGACATCAACCTGCTCGTGGAGGGCACCGTGCTGTACCTGCCGGTTCAGGTCGAGGGCGCCCTCGCGTACGTCGGCGATCCGCACTTCGCGCAGGGCGACGGGGAGGTCGCGCTCACGGCGCTGGAGGCCTCGCTCCGCGCGACGCTGCGCTTCGACGTCGTGCCGCGTGAGGAGGCGCTCGCCGAGTTCGGCGAGGTGACCGGACCCCTCGTCCGCACCGAGGACTATCTCGTGCCGACGGGGATGGACGTCGACCTCGACGAGGCGATGCGCCGCTGCGTGCGGGCCGCGCTGTCGCTCATCCAGGCCCGCTGGGGGCTGGACGAGCACCTCGCCTACGCGTACCTGAGCGCGGCCACCGACTTCGACATCTCGCAGGTCGTCGACATCGTCAGCGGCGTGCACGCCCGCATCCGCGTATCCGACTTCGCCGCCGTCCCGCGCCCGGCTGTCCTTCGCCCCGCCGCTCTCCCCGGATCAGGAGAATCGCCCGGATCAGGAGCATCCAGCCCACATCGGCCTGATCTCGGCATATCTCCTGAATCCGGCAGCGCGACCGAGACGGAGGTGCGGCGATGA